Proteins encoded within one genomic window of Salvelinus fontinalis isolate EN_2023a unplaced genomic scaffold, ASM2944872v1 scaffold_0465, whole genome shotgun sequence:
- the LOC129846174 gene encoding E3 ubiquitin/ISG15 ligase TRIM25-like — protein MAEANISVTERQFRCPICLDILKDPVSIPCGHTYCMACMNCYWDQTDLGHYSCPQCREEFIPRPVLRRNTVLQEVVDKLKLNELVTAPELYLGGVGDVPCDFCPVQNKLKALKSCLVCLASFCELHVLPHRDVGTLRRHKLVAAVESLAERLCAQHRLGLEQGGDGGDAVEWSGECLLCESNQEELHSIDEQRARKQVLQDSQRSVQGRIRSRERELGEFQQSIEAVKTSAALVLEDSNILFVDLALRLERTRGEVRARLEARERTVLGRAERELETLEKELEELRRRDQAMGQLLTEDNAQFLQAAPLLCVLPPTGRRHRAPLILPAEGFSAARRALSHLRARMEELCREEVDKISRAVNESSSVCHMSGGECLKAVPASFPLSPLSLQPSDQRMRVSFLKCSCRLSLDPDTAHPTLFLLEGPQGAHCGEEPQSYPLHPLRFDSVAQVLCREGQFGGASYWEVEWRGGGWVDIGMTYKGIGRKGGGKPCLLGRNENSWRLRCTHAGYAAWHDNRKMTVAAPLCPRIGVFLEHQKGALSFYSVASDAVSLLHTFRGPFSQPLYPAFRLDLDATLLICPHETHNGN, from the exons ATGGCAGAGGCGAATATTTCGGTAACAGAGAGACAATTCAGGTGCCCTATTTGCCTGGATATCTTGAAGGATCCGGTGTCCATTCCGTGCGGACACACCTACTGCATGGCATGCATGAACTGTTATTGGGACCAAACCGACCTTGGTCACTACAGTTGTCCGCAATGTCGGGAAGAGTTTATACCTCGACCGGTGCTACGGCGGAACACGGTGCTACAAGAGGTAGTGGACAAACTCAAACTGAACGAACTAGTTACGGCGCCGGAGTTGTATCTAGGCGGCGTAGGGGACGTTCCGTGCGACTTCTGCCCGGTTCAGAACAAACTGAAAGCGCTCAAGTCGTGTCTGGTGTGCTTGGCGTCTTTCTGCGAGCTCCACGTCTTGCCGCACCGCGACGTGGGGACGTTGCGGCGGCATAAACTTGTTGCCGCGGTGGAGAGCTTGGCGGAAAGGCTGTGCGCGCAGCACCGTTTGGGCCTGGAGCAGGGCGGCGACGGGGGCGATGCGGTGGAGTGGAGCGGCGAGTGTTTGCTGTGCGAGTCTAACCAAGAGGAACTGCACAGCATCGACGAGCAAAGGGCGCGGAAACAGGTA tTGCAGGATTCTCAGAGGTCAGTACAGGGGAGAatcaggagtagagagagggagctggGAGAGTTTCAACAGAGCATAGAGGCCGTCAAG ACATCAGCTGCGTTAGTCCTGGAGGACAGCAATATCCTGTTTGTGGACCTGGCCCTCCGTCTGGAGAGGACCAGGGGGGAGGTGAGGGCCAGGCTGGAAGCCCGGGAGAGAACTGTCCTgggcagggcagagagagagctggagaccCTGGAGAAAGAACTGGAGGAGCTgcggaggagagaccaggcaatGGGCCAGCTACTGACGGAGGATAATGCTCAGTTCTTACAG GCGGCTCCCCTGCTGTGTGTCCTCCCACCCACTGGGCGGCGCCACCGAGCCCCTCTCATCCTTCCCGCAGAAGGCTTCAGTGCAGCCCGCAGAGCTCTGTCCCACCTCAGGGCCCGGATGGAGGAACTCTGTAGAGAGGAAGTGGACAAGATCAGCCGCGCAG TGAACGAGAGCTCCTCTGTCTGTCACATGTCTGGTGGAGAGTGTTTGAAAG cagtGCCTGCATcgtttcctctctcccccctctctctccagccctcgGACCAGAGGATGAGAGTATCCTTCCTCAAGT gctcCTGTCGTCTGTCCCTGGATCCAGACACGGCCCACCCCACCCTGTTCCTCTTGGAGGGTCCCCAGGGGGCTCACTGTGGAGAGGAGCCCCAGTCCTACCCCCTCCACCCCTTGCGCTTCGACTCCGTGGCCCAGGTCCTCTGTAGGGAGGGCCAGTTTGGAGGGGCCAGCTACTGGGAGgtggagtggaggggaggagggtgggTGGACATTGGGATGACGTACAAAGGGATCGGACGTAAAG GAGGCGGAAAACCCTGTCTGCTGGGACGGAACGAGAACTCATGGCGTCTGAGATGCACGCACGCCGGGTACGCCGCGTGGCACGATAACCGGAAGATGACCGTAGCTGCGCCCCTGTGCCCGCGGATCGGCGTGTTTCTGGAACACCAGAAGGGAGCGTTGTCATTCTATAGTGTGGCGTCGGACGCGGTTTCCCTGCTCCACACGTTCAGGGGTCCGTTCTCTCAGCCGCTCTACCCAGCGTTTCGGTTGGACCTGGACGCCACACTGTTGATATGTCCACATGAAACACACAACGGGAACTAA
- the LOC129846175 gene encoding lysosomal alpha-mannosidase-like, which produces MSHDSWLFSKMATPVYTPFVFLLLLFQSGVWGFPVRQTPQESPTCGYKSCHATKPGMLNVHLVPHTHDDVGWLKTVDQYFYGDRNDIQHAGVQYILDSVVDQLLKNPDRRFIYVETAFFYRWWKQQTDDMHNTVKQLVNEGRLEFVNGGWCMSDEATTHYSAVIDQMTMGLRFLNDTFGHCGRPRVAWHIDPFGHAREHASMFAQMGYDGFFFGRLDYQDRSRRMVSREQEMLWRASESLTPPMADLFTGILPNGYNPPEGFCWDQSCDDPPIRDDPDLEDYNVDDVVTRFLRIAQAQALVYKTNHIIMTMGSDFQYENANLWYKNLDKLIRYVNQKQSNGSEVNVLYSTPSCYLQELHRANLTWPLKGDDFFPYADSAHDFWTGYFTSRPALKRYERISNSYLQTCNQLEVLGGPISRKGPFGAGDSDTLKKAMAVAQHHDAVSGTEKQHVANDYARRLANGWAHCQVLVSNTLSSLSGSSAPRVYCEHLNISVCPLTETSKKFSVNVYNPLARPVSWPVRLPVNGTAYSISDAKGKAVDSQVVPVSQATAAVRRGRGYAVNELLFQVQAPPLGYSTYSVSLLQNGPPSPQSSPLPRAPKTVQNKFLRVTFDPETGLLSSLSNLETQQTVKLSQNFYWYNASDGNNSESIQMSGAYIFRPNTSTPFIISKTAKIETLQNSVVQEVRQWFSPWVSQVVRLYTDSRALELEWTVGPVPIGDDLGKEVISRLDSSINSSGVFYTDSNGREVLQRRKDFRPTWNLRQSEPIAGNYYPINSRAYIKDDKEQLTVVTDRSQGGGSIQDGSLEIMLHRRLLYDDVRGVGEPLNETSDIYPEGLVVRGRLLLSLSPPATAADTHRPLAQEVVLQPLITFTDGELHPSTRLEFSGLQAVLPPAVHLLTVSQWDQDSVLLRLEHQYQASESKEHSQPVTVNLQKLFSTLDVLGVSEMNLSANQWKDEMTRLDWKAESGEMPLPKRGGDPSVWEVNLKPMEIRTFLLRVRQR; this is translated from the exons ATGTCACATGACTCGTGGTTGTTTTCCAAGATGGCGACTCCGGTGTATACACCGTTTGTGTTCCTCCTGTTATTATTTCAAAGCGGCGTTTGGGGCTTTCCCGTCCGTCAAACACCCCAAGAAAGTCCGACATGTGGATACAAG TCATGTCATGCTACCAAGCCTGGGATGTTGAACGTGCATCTGGTGCCACACACCCACGACGACGTCGGCTGGCTCAAGACCGTGGACCAATACTTTTATGGAg ACCGTAATGACATCCAGCACGCGGGGGTGCAGTACATTCTGGACTCTGTGGTGGACCAGCTGCTGAAGAACCCTGACAGACGCTTCATCTACGTAGAGACAGCCTTCTTCTACCGCTGGTGGAAACAACAGACTGATGACATGCACAACACTGTCAAACAGCTCGTCAATGAGG GGCGGTTGGAGTTTGTGAACGGGGGCTGGTGTATGAGTGACGAGGCCACCACCCACTACAGTGCAGTCATAGACCAGATGACCATGGGTCTGCGGTTCCTCAACGATACGTTCGGACACTGCGGTCGCCCCCGCGTCGCCTGGCACATCGACCCCTTCGGACACGCCCGCGAGCACGCCTCCATGTTCGCACAG ATGGGTTATGACGGCTTCTTCTTTGGTCGTCTGGACTACCAGGATCGTAGCAGGAGGATGGTATCCAGGGAACAGGAGATGTTGTGGAGAGCCAGTGAGAGCCTCACCCCCCCTATGGCTGACCTCTTCACTG gtatcCTCCCTAACGGGTACAACCCTCCGGAGGGATTCTGTTGGGACCAGTCATGTGACGATCCACCAATCAGAGACGACCCTGATCTGGAGGACTATAATGTTGACGATGTGGTGACCAGGTTCCTCCGCATCGCACAGGCACAG GCATTGGTGTATAAAACCAACCACATCATAATGACTATGGGGTCAGACTTCCAGTATGAGAACGCCAACCTGTGGTATAAGAACCTGGACAAGCTCATTCGCTACGTCAACCAGAAGCAGAGTAACGGCTCTGAAGTCAAcgttctctactctactccctCCTGTTACCTACAGGAGCTACACAGGGCTAACCTCACATG GCCTCTAAAAGGGGATGATTTCTTCCCCTATGCTGACTCAGCTCATGACTTCTGGACAGGATATTTCACCAGCCGTCCAGCCCTGAAACGCTATGAGAGGATCAGCAACAGCTACCTGCAG ACGTGTAATCAGCTGGAGGTCCTTGGTGGTCCCATCTCAAGGAAAGGTCCCTTTGGAGCTGGAGACAGTGACACCCTGA AGAAGGCCATGGCAGTGGCTCAGCATCACGACGCTGTATCCGGGACTGAAAAGCAACACGTTGCCAACGACTACGCTAGGAGACTGGCCAACGGCTGGGCACACTGCCAG GTGTTGGTCAGTAACACTCTATCCTCTCTGAGTGGATCATCTGCTCCtcgtgtttactgtgaacacctCAACATCAGTGTGTGTCCCCTCACAGAGACCAGCAAGAAG TTCTCAGTGAACGTGTACAACCCTCTAGCTCGTCCAGTCAGTTGGCCAGTCAGACTGCCAGTCAACGGGACGGCCTACAGTATCTCAGATGCTAAGGGCAAGGCTGTGGACAGTCAG GTGGTCCCAGTGTCCCAGGCCACAGCAGCGGTGCGAAGGGGCAGGGGGTACGCTGTCAACGAGCTGTTGTTCCAGGTTCAGGCCCCTCCCCTGGGCTACAGCACCTACTCTGTCTCCCTGCTTCAGAACGGGCCTCCATCTCCACAGTCCTCTCCACTGCCCAGGGCTCCCAAGACTGTACAGAACAAG TTTCTCAGGGTGACCTTTGACCCAGAGACGGGTCTCCTCAGCAGCCTCAGTAACCTGGAGACACAACAGACTGTCAAACTGTCACAGAACTTCTACTG gtACAACGCCAGCGATGGTAACAACTCAGAGAGTATTCAGATGTCAGGGGCCTACATCTTCAGACCGAACACCTCTACCCCCTTCATCATCAGCAAGACGGCTAAGATAGAAACACTACAG AATTCTGTGGTGCAGGAGGTGAGACAGTGGTTCAGTCCCTGGGTCTCTCAGGTGGTCCGTCTCTACACAGACAGCAGGGCTCTAGAACTGGAGTGGACTGTAGGCCCGGTGCCTATAGG TGATGACCTGGGTAAAGAGGTGATAAGTCGTCTAGACAGCAGCATCAACTCCTCTGGTGTCTTCTACACAGACTCTAATGGCAGAGAGGTGCTGCAGAGACG GAAAGACTTCCGCCCCACGTGGAACCTGAGGCAGTCTGAGCCAATTGCTGGCAACTACTATCCAATCAACTCTAGAGCTTACATTAAG gaTGACAAGGAGCAGCTGACTGTAGTGACGGACCGTTCTCAGGGAGGCGGCAGCATTCAGGATGGATCACTGGAGatcatg CTCCACCGTAGGTTGCTGTACGACGACGTCCGGGGTGTAGGTGAGCCCCTCAATGAGACGTCTGACATTTACCCAGAAGGCCTGGTGGTTCGTGGtcgcctcctcctctccctcagccCCCCTGCCACGGCCGCTGACACACACCGCCCCCTAGCACAGGAAGTGGTACTGCAGCCTCTCATCACGTTCACCGACGGAGAGCTGCACCCTAGTACCAGGCTGGAG TTCTCTGGCCTACAGGCAGTGCTGCCCCCTGCTGTTCACCTGTTGACAGTGTCTCAGTGGGACCAGGACTCAGTGCTGCTCAGACTGGAGCATCAGTACCAAGCCTCAGAGAGCAAGGAGCATTCCCAGCCTGTTACTGTTAATCTGCAG AAGCTGTTCTCCACTCTGGACGTGCTGGGCGTGTCTGAGATGAACCTGTCAGCCAATCAGTGGAAGGATGAGATGACGCGTCTGGACTGGAAGGCGGAGTCAG GTGAGATGCCCCTGCcgaagagagggggagaccccTCTGTGTGGGAGGTGAACCTCAAGCCCATGGAGATACGCACCTTCCTGCTCCGTGTCAGGCAGAGATAG